One genomic window of Evansella cellulosilytica DSM 2522 includes the following:
- the pyrF gene encoding orotidine-5'-phosphate decarboxylase, with amino-acid sequence MQQYPLIVALDFPTKEEVNQFLEPFQNQQLFVKVGMELFYREGIPFINELKEKGHQIFLDLKLHDIPTTVKRAMKQLAQLEVDIVNVHAMGGIEMMRAAKEGLIAGTKANGSVPLCIAVTQLTSTSEAVMQNEMKIPFTINDHVLHLCHCVKEAELDGVVCSAQEVRIIRENIPSPFYTLTPGIRRLSDSAHDQQRIVTPQLAAQYGSSAIVVGRGITRSDNPVEAYQLYFNEWSQR; translated from the coding sequence ATGCAACAATATCCGTTAATTGTAGCACTAGACTTTCCAACGAAGGAAGAAGTAAATCAATTTTTAGAGCCGTTTCAAAACCAACAGCTTTTTGTAAAAGTCGGAATGGAATTATTTTATCGTGAAGGTATTCCATTTATAAATGAATTAAAAGAGAAGGGTCACCAAATTTTCTTAGATTTAAAGCTTCATGATATTCCTACAACAGTGAAACGTGCGATGAAGCAATTAGCACAATTAGAGGTTGACATAGTCAATGTACATGCAATGGGTGGCATTGAAATGATGAGAGCTGCTAAGGAAGGCTTAATAGCAGGTACAAAAGCAAATGGCTCTGTGCCTCTATGTATAGCCGTTACGCAACTTACAAGTACATCAGAAGCAGTCATGCAAAATGAGATGAAAATACCATTCACTATTAATGACCACGTTCTTCATTTATGTCACTGTGTAAAAGAAGCAGAACTTGATGGTGTTGTATGTTCTGCTCAAGAGGTAAGGATAATTAGAGAAAATATCCCTTCCCCTTTCTATACATTAACACCTGGCATTAGGAGACTATCAGACAGTGCTCATGATCAACAACGGATAGTAACACCTCAATTAGCTGCACAATACGGCTCTAGTGCAATCGTAGTGGGGAGAGGAATAACACGGTCTGATAACCCGGTAGAAGCGTATCAACTATACTTTAACGAATGGAGTCAAAGATAA
- a CDS encoding dihydroorotase: MNVLYKNGYTFNDKGERENLSLHINTETGKIEKIFHEEVNVSGFDDVIDVNGMLITPGFVDLHVHLREPGGEKKETIETGTMAAARGGFTTIAAMPNTRPVPDTPEHFRDIHQAMKDKGHVRVLPYASITERQLGKTLTDMKTLTDLGAFAFTDDGVGVQEAGKMYEAMVLAAKVNKAIVAHCEDNSLLYGGAVHEGEFSKEHGVPGILSAAESVHIARDVLLAEAAGAHYHVCHVSTKESVRVIRDAKRAGIKVTAEVTPHHLILCEDDIPSKDTNYKMNPPLRSKQDKEALIEGLLDGTIDFIATDHAPHTAEEKALAIEEAPFGIVGLEIAFPLLYTKLVKTGICQLHELIQWLTEKPADAFNLPYGRLQEGNVADFTIINVDLTDKVNVDQFLSKGKNTPFANEVLTAWPIQTVVSGKTAWKNEEVTS, from the coding sequence ATGAACGTGCTATATAAAAATGGGTATACATTTAATGATAAAGGAGAGAGAGAAAACCTCTCCTTACATATCAACACAGAAACTGGAAAGATTGAAAAGATTTTTCATGAAGAAGTAAACGTATCGGGATTTGATGATGTAATAGATGTTAATGGCATGCTTATCACACCAGGGTTCGTTGACTTACACGTCCACTTAAGAGAGCCAGGTGGTGAAAAAAAAGAAACAATTGAAACAGGAACGATGGCAGCTGCAAGAGGTGGATTTACTACAATAGCAGCGATGCCAAATACACGACCTGTTCCAGACACACCTGAACATTTTCGAGATATTCATCAAGCAATGAAAGATAAAGGCCACGTCCGTGTATTACCTTATGCTTCCATTACAGAACGACAATTGGGTAAGACGCTTACGGATATGAAAACATTAACAGATCTTGGCGCTTTCGCTTTCACAGATGACGGTGTTGGTGTACAAGAAGCTGGGAAAATGTATGAAGCGATGGTGTTAGCTGCAAAAGTAAACAAAGCGATTGTTGCTCACTGTGAGGATAATAGTCTTTTATATGGTGGAGCAGTCCATGAAGGTGAATTTTCAAAGGAGCATGGGGTTCCAGGCATATTATCAGCAGCAGAATCCGTACATATTGCTCGAGATGTCCTGTTAGCAGAAGCTGCAGGTGCTCATTATCACGTTTGTCATGTAAGTACGAAGGAATCTGTACGAGTAATTAGAGATGCAAAACGTGCAGGTATTAAAGTAACGGCTGAAGTCACGCCACACCATTTGATTTTGTGTGAAGATGATATTCCTAGTAAAGATACAAATTATAAAATGAATCCCCCACTACGTAGTAAGCAAGATAAAGAAGCACTAATAGAAGGACTACTAGATGGCACAATTGATTTTATTGCAACCGATCACGCACCTCATACCGCAGAGGAAAAAGCACTGGCTATTGAGGAAGCACCTTTTGGAATTGTCGGTTTAGAAATAGCATTTCCACTTTTATATACGAAACTAGTTAAAACAGGTATTTGCCAATTACATGAACTCATTCAATGGTTGACAGAAAAGCCTGCAGATGCATTTAATTTACCGTATGGGCGATTACAAGAAGGGAACGTCGCGGACTTTACAATTATTAATGTGGATCTGACAGATAAGGTAAATGTAGATCAGTTTTTATCGAAAGGGAAAAATACACCATTTGCAAATGAGGTGTTAACAGCCTGGCCGATTCAAACAGTAGTATCAGGAAAGACAGCATGGAAAAACGAGGAGGTCACGTCATGA
- a CDS encoding dihydroorotate dehydrogenase electron transfer subunit yields the protein MIVDDMRINEQIEIAPKIFKIELTGPLSKLLKNPGQFVNVRVGKGIDPTLRRPISICDVDVDNERLTMIYRVEGKGTKMLSEMLVGDTVNILGPLGQGFPVDAATKENTCVLVGGGVGIPPLYYLAKQLTANGVKVITILGFRSDKDIFLEKEFAELGELKITTEDGSKGIKGFVTDALETLSDYELFYTCGPKPMLRAVESIASSPGFISLEERMGCGVGACLACVCDLNERNKDTGKSYAKICSDGPVFEAGEVIL from the coding sequence ATGATCGTTGATGATATGAGAATAAACGAACAAATAGAAATAGCACCTAAAATATTCAAAATAGAATTAACGGGTCCATTAAGTAAATTATTGAAAAATCCAGGACAGTTCGTCAATGTACGAGTAGGAAAAGGGATTGATCCAACACTTAGAAGACCAATAAGTATATGTGATGTTGATGTAGATAACGAACGATTAACGATGATCTACAGAGTCGAAGGAAAAGGAACAAAGATGTTATCTGAAATGCTTGTCGGTGATACGGTAAATATACTCGGTCCATTAGGTCAAGGATTCCCAGTTGACGCGGCTACAAAAGAGAATACATGTGTATTAGTAGGAGGTGGAGTGGGAATTCCCCCACTCTACTACTTAGCTAAACAATTAACTGCTAATGGAGTTAAGGTCATTACGATTCTTGGATTTCGTAGTGATAAGGATATTTTTCTAGAAAAAGAATTTGCAGAGCTTGGAGAATTAAAGATCACGACAGAAGACGGTTCTAAAGGTATTAAAGGTTTTGTAACAGATGCTTTAGAAACATTAAGTGATTATGAATTGTTTTATACTTGTGGGCCAAAACCAATGCTTCGTGCGGTTGAGTCTATAGCAAGCTCTCCGGGCTTTATTTCATTAGAGGAAAGAATGGGCTGCGGTGTAGGTGCTTGTTTAGCATGTGTGTGTGATTTAAATGAACGGAATAAGGATACTGGAAAATCTTATGCAAAGATTTGTAGTGATGGTCCTGTATTTGAGGCTGGCGAGGTGATTTTATGA
- the carB gene encoding carbamoyl-phosphate synthase large subunit has product MPKRTDIKKILVIGSGPIIIGQAAEFDYAGTQACQALMEEGYEVILINSNPATIMTDESVADRVYIEPLTVDFVSRVIRQEQPDGILATLGGQTGLNLAVELSESGILDEYGVELLGTNLEAIQKAEDREMFRSLMNELNEPVPPSDIVQSLDGAMKFVEEIGYPVIVRPAYTLGGTGGGLVYNEEQLREIVLGGLHQSPVNQCLIEKSIAGFKEIEYEVMRDANNQAIVVCNMENIDPVGIHTGDSIVVAPSQTMTDREYQILRNSSLKIIRALGIQGGCNVQFALDPDSENYFIIEVNPRVSRSSALASKATGYPIAKLSAKIAVGYHLDECENPITHTTYASFEPALDYVVTKIPRWPFDKFDAANRKLGTQMKATGEVMAIGRNIPESLLKAIRSTEVDLNHIRFNKQLDISHEELRTRLVNADDERLILVAEAFRLGYDMEELFDMTKIDRFFLYQIRRIILMEKTLTAAGFDATAIREAKELGFSDVEIAHLLKSSVEEIEAYRKEQQILPVYKMVDTCAAEFASETPYYYGTYEDENESKQTEKQSVLVLGSGPIRIGQGIEFDYATVHTVKAIQEAGYEAIIINNNPETVSTDFQISDKLYFEPLTVEDVMHVILQENPIGVIVQFGGQTALNLAADLEARGVKLLGTSLENMDRAENRDKFEQTLMQLEIPQPEGKTATSVNEAVTIANGIGYPVLVRPSYVLGGRAMEIVYNEQDLLKYMDRAVKVNEKHPVLIDRYLTGKEIEVDAISDGETVVIPGVMEHIERAGVHSGDSIAVYPSQNISHQLKQQLIDYTIRLARGFNIIGLLNIQFVIHRDEIYVLEVNPRSSRTVPFLSKITGVNMANIATKAILGQSLPSQGFETGCLPEPELVSVKVPVFSFAKLRSVDITLGPEMKSTGEVMGRDYTLEKALYKGLIASGMKIPTHGSVLFTIADKDKDEAMQLAKRFHRIGYHLLATEGTAKSIQEENIPVTVVSKIGGETPDMLDVIEGGQVQYIINTLTKGKQVARDGFRIRREAVEHGIVCLTSIDTAEALLRVMEMITFSAEAMGQEDSMKKRVNV; this is encoded by the coding sequence ATGCCTAAACGTACTGACATAAAAAAAATATTAGTTATAGGATCAGGTCCAATTATTATTGGACAAGCAGCGGAGTTTGATTATGCAGGAACACAAGCTTGTCAAGCATTAATGGAAGAAGGTTATGAAGTTATTTTAATTAACTCAAACCCTGCTACTATCATGACGGATGAATCTGTTGCAGATCGTGTGTATATTGAGCCATTAACTGTAGATTTTGTAAGCCGTGTTATTCGCCAAGAGCAGCCTGATGGTATTTTAGCGACATTAGGTGGTCAGACAGGCCTTAACCTCGCAGTCGAGTTATCTGAATCGGGCATTCTTGATGAGTATGGGGTTGAGCTGTTAGGAACAAACTTAGAAGCGATTCAAAAGGCAGAAGATCGTGAAATGTTCAGGTCTCTAATGAATGAACTAAATGAACCTGTACCACCAAGTGATATTGTTCAATCATTAGATGGAGCAATGAAATTTGTTGAAGAAATCGGCTATCCTGTTATCGTTCGCCCTGCGTACACGCTAGGTGGAACTGGTGGTGGGCTCGTTTATAATGAGGAACAGTTAAGAGAGATCGTATTAGGTGGCTTACATCAGAGTCCAGTTAATCAATGTTTAATAGAGAAGAGTATTGCAGGATTTAAAGAAATTGAATATGAAGTTATGCGTGATGCAAATAACCAAGCAATCGTTGTATGTAACATGGAGAATATAGATCCTGTTGGTATTCATACTGGTGATTCAATCGTTGTTGCACCAAGCCAAACGATGACAGATAGAGAATATCAAATTTTAAGAAATTCCTCTTTAAAAATTATAAGAGCATTAGGCATTCAAGGTGGGTGTAACGTTCAGTTTGCGCTAGATCCTGACAGTGAAAATTACTTCATCATTGAGGTGAACCCTAGGGTAAGTAGGTCATCAGCATTAGCATCTAAAGCAACAGGATATCCGATTGCAAAATTGTCAGCAAAAATTGCAGTTGGTTACCATTTAGATGAGTGTGAAAATCCAATTACACATACAACCTATGCTAGCTTTGAACCTGCATTAGACTATGTTGTCACAAAAATTCCTAGATGGCCTTTTGATAAATTTGATGCTGCAAATCGAAAACTAGGGACACAAATGAAAGCAACGGGAGAAGTAATGGCAATCGGGAGAAACATTCCTGAATCGTTATTAAAAGCAATTAGGTCAACGGAAGTTGATTTAAATCATATTCGCTTTAATAAACAATTAGATATCTCGCATGAGGAATTACGTACACGTCTCGTTAACGCTGACGATGAACGCCTTATTTTAGTCGCTGAAGCATTCCGTTTAGGCTATGATATGGAAGAGTTATTTGATATGACGAAAATTGATCGTTTCTTCCTTTACCAAATAAGACGAATTATATTAATGGAAAAAACATTAACAGCAGCTGGCTTCGATGCTACCGCAATAAGAGAGGCAAAGGAACTAGGTTTTTCAGATGTAGAGATTGCGCATTTGTTGAAAAGCAGTGTAGAAGAGATCGAAGCGTATAGAAAAGAACAGCAAATCCTTCCAGTATATAAAATGGTAGATACGTGTGCTGCTGAATTTGCATCAGAAACACCATACTATTATGGTACGTACGAAGATGAGAACGAATCGAAGCAAACGGAAAAGCAATCTGTTCTTGTTCTAGGATCAGGACCAATTAGAATCGGGCAAGGTATTGAGTTTGATTATGCTACTGTGCATACAGTTAAAGCAATTCAAGAAGCAGGATATGAAGCAATCATTATTAACAATAACCCTGAAACGGTATCAACGGACTTTCAAATATCGGATAAGCTATATTTCGAGCCACTGACTGTTGAAGATGTGATGCACGTTATACTTCAAGAAAATCCAATTGGTGTAATTGTTCAGTTCGGTGGACAAACTGCTTTAAACCTTGCTGCAGATCTTGAAGCTAGAGGTGTAAAGTTATTAGGAACATCGCTAGAAAATATGGATCGTGCTGAGAACAGAGACAAGTTTGAACAAACTTTAATGCAGCTTGAAATCCCTCAGCCAGAAGGAAAAACAGCAACCTCAGTTAACGAGGCTGTGACAATCGCAAATGGTATTGGATACCCAGTTTTAGTTCGCCCTTCCTACGTACTTGGAGGAAGAGCAATGGAGATTGTTTATAATGAGCAGGATTTATTAAAATATATGGATCGTGCAGTAAAAGTAAATGAAAAGCACCCAGTATTGATAGACCGATACTTAACAGGAAAAGAAATAGAGGTAGACGCTATTTCTGATGGAGAAACTGTCGTAATTCCAGGGGTAATGGAGCATATTGAACGAGCAGGTGTTCACTCTGGTGACTCAATTGCAGTATATCCATCACAAAATATTAGTCATCAATTAAAGCAGCAATTAATCGATTACACGATACGATTGGCTCGCGGATTTAACATTATTGGACTATTGAACATCCAGTTTGTTATCCATCGCGACGAAATATACGTATTAGAGGTTAACCCTAGATCGAGCCGAACTGTACCGTTTTTAAGTAAAATTACTGGTGTAAATATGGCTAACATCGCGACGAAAGCGATATTAGGTCAAAGTTTACCATCACAAGGCTTTGAAACAGGATGTTTACCAGAACCAGAGCTTGTATCAGTAAAGGTTCCTGTATTCTCCTTTGCCAAATTAAGAAGTGTTGATATTACACTAGGACCAGAGATGAAGTCTACAGGTGAAGTAATGGGTCGTGACTACACATTAGAAAAAGCATTGTATAAAGGGCTAATTGCATCAGGTATGAAGATTCCAACACACGGTTCTGTCTTATTTACAATTGCTGACAAGGATAAAGACGAAGCAATGCAGCTTGCAAAAAGATTCCACCGAATCGGTTATCATTTATTAGCGACAGAAGGGACAGCAAAAAGTATTCAAGAAGAAAACATTCCAGTCACTGTCGTCTCGAAAATAGGTGGAGAGACTCCAGACATGTTAGATGTCATTGAAGGAGGACAAGTACAATATATTATCAACACGTTAACTAAAGGGAAGCAAGTAGCGAGAGACGGATTCCGAATTCGTAGAGAAGCAGTAGAGCATGGCATTGTTTGCTTAACGTCTATTGATACAGCTGAAGCACTTCTTCGTGTAATGGAAATGATCACTTTTTCTGCTGAAGCAATGGGACAGGAAGATTCAATGAAAAAGAGGGTTAATGTATGA
- a CDS encoding dihydroorotate dehydrogenase, with protein sequence MSRIAVSLPGLNMKNPVMPASGCFAFGQEYANFYDLNRLGAICVKAVTVEERKGNATPRVAETPGGMLNAIGLQNPGLAHVLEHELPWLEQYDTPIVVNIAGYQVEDYMEVTKAISKVKNVNAIELNISCPNVKEGGITFGTDASTAANLTEKVKAVSQVPVYVKLSPNVTDIVEIAKAVEQAGADGLSMINTLLGMRIDLKTGQPILANKTGGLSGAAIKPVAIRMIHDVSQQVSIPIIGMGGIYEVDDILEFMMAGASAVAVGTANFIDPFACPNLIDQLENRMDELGIDTLASIVGRSSLCNNIR encoded by the coding sequence ATGAGTAGAATAGCAGTAAGTTTACCAGGCTTAAATATGAAAAACCCAGTCATGCCGGCTTCTGGATGTTTTGCGTTTGGCCAAGAATATGCGAATTTTTATGATTTAAACCGTTTAGGTGCTATATGTGTAAAAGCAGTTACAGTAGAAGAACGTAAAGGGAATGCAACACCACGAGTAGCAGAAACACCAGGCGGTATGCTTAATGCAATAGGATTACAAAACCCAGGGTTAGCTCATGTGTTAGAGCATGAACTTCCTTGGCTTGAGCAATATGATACACCGATAGTAGTAAATATTGCTGGCTATCAAGTTGAAGATTATATGGAAGTAACGAAAGCAATCTCGAAAGTTAAAAATGTAAATGCCATTGAACTAAACATCTCCTGCCCTAATGTAAAAGAGGGGGGAATTACGTTTGGTACTGATGCTAGCACAGCAGCCAACCTAACAGAAAAGGTGAAAGCAGTATCGCAAGTTCCCGTATACGTAAAACTATCACCAAATGTTACTGATATCGTAGAAATAGCCAAAGCTGTTGAACAAGCTGGTGCTGATGGATTAAGTATGATTAATACATTATTAGGGATGAGAATTGATTTAAAGACAGGACAACCTATATTAGCAAACAAAACCGGGGGTCTATCTGGTGCAGCGATTAAACCTGTGGCAATAAGAATGATCCATGACGTAAGTCAACAAGTGTCAATTCCAATTATTGGTATGGGTGGAATCTATGAAGTAGATGATATTTTAGAGTTTATGATGGCAGGTGCTAGTGCAGTTGCAGTTGGTACTGCGAACTTTATCGACCCTTTTGCTTGTCCAAACCTTATTGATCAATTAGAGAATCGTATGGATGAGCTAGGGATTGATACATTAGCCTCGATAGTAGGAAGGAGCTCTCTATGCAACAATATCCGTTAA
- the carA gene encoding glutamine-hydrolyzing carbamoyl-phosphate synthase small subunit, translated as MKRLLVLENGEVLEGNGIGSDKEKDGEVVFNTGMTGYQEVMSDPSYCGQIVTMTYPLIGNYGINRDDFESIIPNIHGLIVKEASAYPSHFRSNLSLDEWLKHFDIPGIEGIDTRKLTRMIRENGTLKGRICAADVNVEEVVSHLKEIPFPTDQVSRVSTKTRFVNPGTKERVVLIDYGVKKGIVKNLVAEGYEVMVVPHNTTAEEIRLFQPDGIVLSNGPGDPKDVKECIETVRQLIGEVPIFGICLGHQLLALACGAETVKMKFGHRGSNHPVKDLRTGQIAITAQNHGYTVHPDSLSGTKLEVTHVNVNDGSIEGIRHTEELAFSVQYHPEASPGPEDAQDLFKEFREMLDSSRKGITHA; from the coding sequence ATGAAGAGATTATTAGTATTAGAAAATGGAGAAGTCCTTGAAGGAAATGGGATTGGCAGTGATAAAGAAAAAGATGGAGAAGTTGTTTTCAATACAGGGATGACTGGCTATCAAGAAGTAATGTCTGATCCTTCTTACTGTGGCCAAATTGTAACAATGACGTATCCACTTATTGGGAACTATGGAATAAACCGCGACGACTTTGAAAGCATCATTCCAAATATACACGGGTTAATTGTAAAAGAAGCTTCAGCGTATCCTAGTCATTTTCGTTCAAATCTTTCTCTAGATGAATGGTTAAAGCACTTTGATATTCCTGGTATTGAAGGGATTGATACACGGAAGCTAACGAGAATGATTCGAGAAAATGGTACGTTGAAAGGGCGGATTTGTGCTGCCGATGTCAATGTTGAGGAAGTCGTTTCTCATTTAAAAGAGATCCCATTTCCAACAGATCAAGTTTCTCGGGTATCAACAAAAACTAGGTTCGTTAACCCTGGAACAAAAGAGCGTGTAGTCCTCATCGATTATGGAGTAAAAAAAGGAATTGTTAAAAACCTTGTAGCGGAAGGTTATGAAGTAATGGTAGTGCCTCATAATACAACCGCGGAAGAAATTAGACTTTTTCAACCGGATGGTATTGTGTTAAGTAACGGCCCTGGCGATCCAAAGGACGTAAAAGAATGTATTGAAACAGTGAGACAATTAATTGGAGAAGTACCAATTTTCGGTATTTGCCTAGGACACCAGTTATTGGCGCTAGCTTGTGGAGCTGAAACAGTAAAAATGAAGTTCGGACATCGTGGAAGCAATCATCCAGTAAAAGATCTACGAACAGGTCAAATTGCAATTACAGCTCAAAACCATGGGTATACTGTTCATCCTGACAGCTTATCGGGGACAAAGTTAGAAGTAACTCATGTTAACGTTAATGACGGTTCAATCGAAGGGATTCGCCATACGGAAGAGTTAGCATTTAGTGTGCAATATCATCCAGAGGCTTCACCAGGTCCTGAAGATGCACAGGATTTATTTAAAGAATTTCGAGAGATGCTTGATTCATCTAGAAAGGGGATTACCCATGCCTAA
- the pyrE gene encoding orotate phosphoribosyltransferase, producing MNGNIAKALLTIGAVSLKPNAPFTWSSGLKSPIYCDNRLTMSYPEVRDSIANQFANEIKERYSEAEVIAGTATAGIPHAAWVADKLGLPMIYIRSKAKGHGKQNMIEGVLESGKKVVVIEDLISTGGSSIQAANAVREAGGDVIGVTSIFTYEFEIAKEAFKDANLRVSSLTTYSALLGEAVQMGKVEESDVPLLEKWSKDPQAWSDMQQ from the coding sequence ATGAACGGAAATATTGCAAAAGCTTTACTGACGATTGGTGCAGTTTCTTTAAAACCGAATGCCCCTTTTACTTGGAGTTCAGGCTTAAAGTCACCAATTTATTGTGACAATAGATTAACGATGTCTTACCCAGAAGTTAGAGATAGCATTGCGAACCAATTTGCCAATGAAATTAAAGAGCGCTATTCAGAAGCGGAAGTAATTGCTGGTACAGCAACTGCAGGAATACCACACGCAGCTTGGGTAGCAGACAAACTCGGATTACCAATGATATATATCCGCTCAAAAGCAAAAGGGCATGGAAAGCAAAATATGATCGAGGGTGTATTAGAATCAGGTAAAAAGGTAGTTGTTATTGAAGACTTAATATCAACTGGAGGATCTTCCATTCAAGCAGCTAATGCAGTTAGAGAAGCTGGTGGAGACGTCATTGGAGTTACTTCTATATTTACGTATGAGTTTGAAATTGCGAAGGAAGCGTTCAAAGATGCAAACCTACGTGTATCTTCTTTAACTACATATTCTGCATTACTAGGAGAAGCGGTTCAAATGGGAAAGGTTGAAGAGAGTGATGTTCCTCTCCTCGAAAAGTGGAGTAAAGATCCTCAAGCATGGAGTGACATGCAGCAATAA
- a CDS encoding ABC transporter ATP-binding protein, with product MNTFKRLKEFYWPYKRYFFISVFLLLFVTGFTLVYPIILQVTIDHIVLGGNFDLVPYVAIGFLLITALKGVAVYFHQYLGELFGIQSVYKLRNALYRKLQFLPFRYYDNARTGDLMSRLTADVEGFRFFLSNGFAQLINLVLIVSMSMGIMLYYSPSLALFTLAAMPFLVVTVYRFDKKVHPAFRSIRKSLANMNTKVQENISGMNTVKSLSKEEFEIGRFDDKNNDYKDKFIYTSSIWAKYFPVMELIGNICVVVLIGYGGWLVIDGQITPGVLGLFVSSIWYIIGPLMNLGFIVNMFSQSKASGERLLQVLDEKEDIFDEPGVIEVNRLTGHVQFKNVTHRYDSEDDLALKNITFDAPPGKTIGLIGATGSGKTSITQLISRFYEPSRGEILIDGHPLHDYSLKSVRHNIGVVLQESFLFSSSIKDNISYGSPDASMNRIIDAAKRAQAHDFIMELPNGYDTVLGERGMGLSGGQKQRIAIARAICIDPSILILDDATSAVDMETEAKIQAAFKEVMKGRTTFIIAHRISSLMHADEILVLDNGEIVERGLHDELLMNDGHYRRIYDIQFKDRNSFLQEAK from the coding sequence TTGAATACGTTTAAACGTTTAAAGGAATTTTATTGGCCGTATAAGCGGTATTTTTTCATTTCTGTATTTTTATTACTTTTTGTAACTGGGTTTACTTTAGTTTATCCTATCATTTTACAAGTAACGATTGACCATATTGTACTTGGAGGTAATTTTGATCTCGTTCCTTACGTAGCGATCGGATTTTTATTAATAACCGCTTTAAAAGGGGTAGCCGTTTATTTCCATCAGTATTTAGGGGAACTTTTCGGTATTCAATCCGTTTATAAGTTGCGTAATGCGCTATATCGTAAACTGCAATTTTTACCATTTAGGTATTACGATAATGCACGAACGGGGGACCTTATGTCGCGCTTAACTGCAGACGTGGAGGGATTCCGTTTCTTTTTGTCTAATGGATTTGCACAATTGATTAATTTAGTCCTAATAGTTAGTATGAGCATGGGGATTATGCTTTACTATAGCCCTAGCCTTGCATTATTTACATTAGCAGCTATGCCATTTTTAGTTGTCACTGTTTATAGATTTGATAAAAAGGTGCATCCTGCTTTTCGTAGTATTAGAAAGTCCCTTGCAAATATGAATACGAAAGTGCAAGAAAACATTAGCGGTATGAACACTGTTAAATCGTTATCTAAAGAAGAATTTGAAATTGGTCGCTTCGATGACAAAAATAATGACTATAAAGACAAGTTTATTTATACTTCAAGCATTTGGGCTAAATATTTCCCAGTCATGGAGTTAATCGGTAATATTTGTGTCGTAGTTTTAATAGGGTATGGGGGCTGGCTTGTTATAGATGGTCAAATAACCCCTGGTGTCCTCGGACTTTTTGTTAGTTCCATTTGGTATATTATTGGGCCACTGATGAACCTTGGGTTTATTGTAAATATGTTTTCCCAGTCAAAGGCTTCTGGTGAACGACTATTACAAGTATTGGATGAGAAAGAAGATATTTTTGACGAGCCTGGTGTTATTGAAGTAAATCGTTTGACAGGTCATGTTCAATTCAAAAATGTTACCCACCGTTATGATAGTGAAGATGACTTAGCTCTAAAAAATATTACCTTTGATGCTCCACCAGGTAAAACGATTGGTTTAATAGGCGCAACTGGATCGGGTAAAACGTCTATTACACAACTAATTTCTCGTTTTTATGAACCTAGTCGTGGTGAAATATTGATTGATGGTCATCCCTTACATGATTATTCTTTAAAATCAGTAAGACATAATATCGGTGTTGTTTTACAAGAATCATTTTTGTTTTCTTCCTCGATAAAGGATAATATTTCTTATGGTTCTCCTGATGCTTCAATGAATAGAATTATAGATGCTGCTAAAAGGGCACAAGCACATGACTTTATTATGGAGTTACCAAACGGATACGATACTGTACTCGGAGAAAGAGGGATGGGTCTTTCAGGTGGTCAAAAACAAAGAATTGCGATTGCAAGAGCAATTTGTATAGACCCTAGTATTCTCATATTAGATGACGCGACAAGTGCTGTAGATATGGAAACAGAAGCAAAAATTCAGGCAGCATTTAAAGAGGTAATGAAAGGGAGGACAACATTTATTATCGCACACCGTATTTCCTCTCTTATGCATGCTGATGAAATTCTCGTACTAGATAACGGAGAAATTGTAGAAAGAGGCTTACATGATGAACTTCTCATGAATGATGGTCATTATCGCCGCATATATGATATCCAATTCAAAGATAGAAATTCGTTCTTACAGGAAGCGAAATAA